In the Blautia coccoides genome, AAAGATATTCCTGTGGGGCAAAAAGGGTAAAGGAAAGGTATGGCTCCAAAACCTGTGTTCCTGCCTTTTTCAATGCCTGTTCCAATACAACAGGCGCAAGAAAGCGAAAATCTGCGGGGGTACTGACCGGGCTGTAATAAACTCCATAGTCAAAACAAATGCTGCAATCTGTCACTTCCCAACCATATAAGCCTTGCTCCATTCCATAACGCACACCCTCCATAACGGCATTTTGAAAACTTTGGCTCAAATAGCCAAGAGATACCTTGCTTTTATACTGGGTTCCGCTTCCGACAGGGAGTGGAGTTACAGTTAAACCAATAGACGCCCAAAATGGATTCGGCGGCACTTCAATATGAATCGTGTAAGCTGCCTTTTTTAACGGTCTTTCCAAATAAATAACCGTAGGCTCTTTCATAGCCACTCTTACATGATACTTTTCTTCCAGCAATGAACAAATAACCTCTAATTGCACCTTTCCCAAAAAAGACAGAATAATCTCACGGGTGGCGGTATCAATTTCAAAGTGCAAAAGCGGGTCTGTATCGGCAATTTCTATGAGAGCATTCAACAAGGCTTCTCTTTGTTCTGGCTCTTGTGGCTCAACGGTTGTCCGAAGTAAAGGTGTAGGATTGCCAATCCATGCTTTGCGAGGTAAAAGCTCTTCATTTCCCAAAATGTCATATATTTTTAATGTATCATCGGATAAGATAACAATTTCCCCCTGACAGGCATGGTCTGCCGAAACAATTTCGCCATTTGTTGGAATGTACATTTCTGTAATCTTTATCTTTTTCTTTTTTGACAGCAAGATTGTATCTCGTAAATGGAGCGTTCCATGATACAGGCGTAAGTAGGAAAGCCGTTTTTTCCCTTCTGTGTACTCAACCTTAAAAACATACCCACATAATTCAGATTGATTATTCTCTGTTCCCGTAACAAAAGTTTCAGTAATTACCTCAATCAATTTTTCCGTTCCTAAATTGTCTTTTGCGCTTCCATGATATACAGGAAACAAAGAACAACGTCTGGTTCTCTGGCACTTTTCAAGCTGTAATTCCCGTATGTCCAATGAATCCTCTGAAATATATCTTTCTAATAGTTCATCATTCCCGGAAATAACGGAATCCCATTTATCCAAATCAACAATGTCAGTAATATCTACCTTGGGAGATAAGATAACCTCTTGCATGACGATTATATCACTGGTAAGTTTTTCCCTGATGTTTTGATAAATACGCTGTAAATCAATCCCGTTTTGGTCTATCTTATTCACATAGATAATTGTCGGAATGTTCATTTTCTGAAGTGCATGGAATAATATTCGGGTCTGTGCCTGTACACCGTCTTTTGCTGAAACAACTAAAACAGCTCCGTCAAGGACAGATAAAGAACGATATACTTCGGCTAAAAAATCCATATGACCGGGAGTGTCCACGATATTGATTTTATAACCATTCCAGCAAAAAGAAGTAACTGCCGTCTGAATGGTAATTCCCCGCCGCTGCTCTAAAACCATAGTGTCTGTTCTTGTGGTTCCTTTATCTACACTTCCTTGTTCTGCAATCGCTCCACTGGTGTACAACAGGCTTTCTGTTAAAGTTGTTTTTCCCGCGTCTACATGGGCAAGAATGCCAATATTGATTATTTTCATGTGATTGTCCTCCCTTTACAAGCCCAAAAGGGCATAAAAATCCCCAGCAGTAAAATACTTTTACCACTGGGGATTACAGTTTGCGGACATACACATATACAGCATACACCTACTAGTGATTGCTGTTCTTTTTCAGATATGTCAAAATTGATAAGGCAAAAGTATTCTTAAATTGGGTACAAAAAACCAAGCCCCCTTATTTAGGGACATTCAAAATTCTTTGAACCCACTATTTGATTGAAGATTTATTTAAGAATACCTTGCCGCATATTTTTTACTCCTTTTTTGGAATGAAGCTATTATAGCACATCAATTTTAGAAAAGAAAGTAGAAAAAGGAAAAATACTTTGTACACCATAAGAAAGATGTAATGAGTGAGAGGTTTCGTAGTCATCGACATTGTGGGAATGTGTATAACTGGCTGCCTTATGGAGTTGTGGGTAACTCTGTTTACAGGACGTGGGAAAGCTGCATTTTAGCTTTTCCATGTGCTGTGAATAGAGTTATCCATGACGGAATAGCCTGTTATGCACATTTCCACAATGCTTGTTTTTTGGTCTTTGGTTTCTTTGCTTCGGAATAGTGTGGTGCTGGCGGTCTATCTCTTGTTTTCGGTTGCTTGCTTCTTTACTGTACATGAGCATTTGCGCCGGGGTTGTCATTGCCATAACCTTCCAGAAGGTTGATGACACCCCATACGCCAAGACCCGCCCCGATTGCTACGACCAGGGTCTTCAGAGTAGTAATTGCACTGGTAAAAAATGCCATATAAATCACCAAAACTAACTTTGCCGGGTGTAACCGGGAATGAAAAACGCCGGTAACAATACCGGCGCACCCTGTTAGTTATTCCTTTCCTCATTATTTTCCTGCTCATTCCCGTCTTCTGAAAGATCCATTTCCATCACTTCCACCTCATCATCAGATTTCGGTGAGTACTTCGGATCCAGTTCCTTTTCCACCTTAAACCGGTTCTTCTCGCTGTAATCCGCAAGGAGCCGGTAATTGGGGTGTTTGGTTATATCGTATTTGTCCGAATAGAACGGACGGACACCACGGATCTGCAGGATGCATTTCCCGCCGTCCATGACTGCGATCTCATCCTCCGTCATCAGCTGTTTCCCGGTTTTCTGGTAATTCAGCCCGAATGACTTCTGGTTGCTGCGTGTTTCCGAAGTGTTGTAAAGGTCAATCGTCTCCTTTCCCAGAAGCTCACTCATCTCTTTCAGGGTGGTCTTTTCCTTACCCCCAAGGAACAGCATCGTGTCACAATTCCCCAGAATTGTATCCGCACTATCCTTGTACATTGCCTTCAGCTGGCTCTGCGACTGCAAAATAATAGAAGCAGAGATTTCCCTGCTTCGGATAGTGGCAATCAGCTTATCAAACTGAGGAATCTGCCCGATGTTGGCAAACTCATCGCAGATAACCCGCACATGGACTGGCAGCCTGCCGCCATATTGATCATCTGCCTTATCACAGAGCAGGTTGAAAAGCTGGGACTGCAGCATGGCGATCACAAAGTTAAAGGTGGTATCTGTATCTGACATAATCAGAAACAACGCCGTCTTCCGGTCTCCCACCTTATCCAGTTCCATCTCATCATAGCTCATGATCTCCCGAAGCTCGGCAATATCAAACGGAGCCAGTCTGGCACCGCAGCTGATCAGGATAGATTTTGCTGTCTTACCTGCCGCCAGCTTGTATTTCTTATACTGACGTACCGCAAAGTGTTCCGGATTCCTTTTTTCCAGATCCTCAAACAGCATATCCACTGGATTTTTGTAATTCTCGTCATCCTCCCTGGTCTCACTTTCATTCAGAAGGTCGATCAGGGTGTTCATGTTCTTCTCGTCCTCGTCCCCTTCATACCAGATCAGGGCAATCAGTGCCGTGTACAGCAGTTTTTCTGCTTTGACCCAGAAATCCTCGGTTGCCTTTTCCCCTTCCCCTTTGGTGTTGGCAATGATAACCGTCACCAGTTTCAGGATATCTTTTTCAGTTTTCAGGTAGGCAAACGGATTGTAATGAAGTGATTTGGAAAAGTTTATAGTATTTAAAACCTTTATCACATAAGGCTCATGCACCACCTTCCCGGATTTATCTTTCACAACATTTCCATGCTTGTCTCTCTTTGGCGGTCCTTTGGCTAACATCTTCCCGCATTCTTCGATCAGTGTTCCCTTCGGGTCTGTGATGACCATGGAACAGTTCATCATCATAATAGAGACCTTTACGAAAAACCTTGTTTTTCCACTACCGGAACCGCCGATGACGCAGATGTTTTTATTTCTGGCAAACTTTGGGTTCTTCGGACGGCTCTCCATGGTAATGGATTCTGTTGCCGTCAGCGGAATGTTCATCCAGAAATCATCTGCCATAAATGGTTTGATGTCTTCCGCTGTTCCCCACCTGGCAGAACCATACTCCACTCCTTTTCGGATTTTTTTTGCATCTGCCTGTTTCTGCCAGACCAGAATCTTCACAACTGCCGCAATCCCGGCTCCCACCAGAACATCCCTGTAGTAAAGACTTGGCAGGAACCCGGTCAAAATCCGGTCAGCGTGTTCCATGGCATATAATAGTTTGTTTCCCATATCTGCCCCGGGACTTGCCCGGTACAAACAGGATGCCCTGTCTGCAAACAAAAAGATGAACAGGTACGGAAAATTGATGAGAATAAGCTTTTTCATATCCAAAGCGGACAGCGTAACTCTGGCTTTTGCTTTCAGCTTGTTGGTCAGACCCCCTATCGTGAGTTTTCTCACCGGGATACCTCCTGATGCTTATTCCTGGCTTTGCCCTTCGCCTTCCCTGCAACAATACTTCTGTATGCTGCCAGACGTTTGTGGATGGAAGGGCGGTTCGCCTTTTGGATCTCTTTCTGGGAAAATTCACGGAAAGCAGCGGTGATCGCATCCTGGTCACGTCCCTTAAAGAACACCATATAAACCGGCGGATCTTTGGTCTTATCCTTTTTCAGGGCATAATTGATCCCGTATTTCCTGGCATACCGTTCAAAAGACTTGATATTCTTGGGTGTGATCTCAATGTTCGTCATTCCGGCATTCTGCTTTGCCAGCTCCTTTACCGTGATTTTCCCCTGTTTCGGCTGATTTTTCTGTGCTTTCTTCTCAGCACTTTTCTGTTTCTGATGCCGTAGATATGCGGCAATCACTTTTTTCAGCACATCTGCCGTCATTTTTGTGGTACGCACACAAAAAGTCACCGTTTTCTGTGTTACTTCTTCCTGCATGAATTTCCCTCCTTTCAGCGTATTACGTGCTGTCCCATATTGAAATCATGACAACCACCACCTTTCCGATTATTCCTCTTCCTGATCTTCAAACAAAGCTCGGAAGTATTCTTTGCCTTTTGGAGTAATCAGCGTCTGAGAACCCAAGTGTCCATTATTAAAAAAATCCCTGACAATAAACAGGGATTCATTCTTAGGTACCGCATAAGGGAGAAGTGTACCTGACGGACTTCGATATAAAAAACTGCCTTTTAAAAGAAACTTCACGAATTTCCGTTCAGGTACTCCAATTTCTTTTGCTGTTGTTCGTATATTTGAGCATTCTCCTTTGACCATAAAGTGATCAAAATAATTTGCCTTCGGTTGAAGGTCATTAATCTGGCTCTGCAGTTCTCTATTCCTATTGTTCTCATCCAATAACCTTTGCGCAAATTCCAGAAGTATCTCCGGATTATTGCGTACACTTTCCAAAAGATCACTGGACATATATCCGCCTGTCTTTCGTATCGCTGGTAAAATTTCATCAAATACCCAACTTTCAAAACGCTGTGCAGAGGGCAGATGGCTCTTTGTAATCAGTCGATACACATCTCCTTCAGGAATAAATGTCATCGTTTGTACTCCACCAGCTGTAAGGGCGCCCTTTTTCAGGGCTCCCTTGCAATGCATGTTTATTGCATTTCTTGGTTTTGAATAACCCAGGGCAAAAGCCACATCTGTGCCACAAAATAAAAGTCTTCCCTGATCTTCAATTACCCGAATTGCACCAAACTCGGTATTATGAAATTCTGTTACTTTACATGTCGCCTGCTCCATCTTCCGATCCCCCAGTCATAAATCTCATAAAATTATCAATGATCTGATCTCTTGTCGCATTTGCCACTTCGACAATAAATGCCATAAGATACTCTGACAGATAATCGCTAAATTCATCATCATCCAGGGCTTCTCCCACCATCCATAAGTGTTCTTCGACGCAGGCAGCTTCTCTTCCGATGATATACGTAATGGATCTTGAAAAAATCGTATCTGAATAAATCAGCCATGCACAGAATATCCGGTTTAAATGAGATTCCATTTCCCATGTGTTGTCTATATTCTCCTTCATAATCTTTGCTGTCAGTGCCGCAGTTCTTTGTGCATCCCGGAGGACATTCTCCTCCACCAGGTTTCCTTCACTGTCAACAAATCCCATTGCAAATAATTCCATAAAATATTTTCTCATGTTCTAAGTCCCCTTTCTTTAACGAAATGGCATTTCCTGTTCCATTTCTTCTGGTATTTCAAATGGAATGTTTGCCCTTTTTGCAGGCTCAAATCCCTCACCACCAGATTCTCTCTTTGATTTGGATTCAGCAAATTCCATTGTATCCATAATGATTTCTGTGAAATAAGATGCGGTTCCATTTTCCTCGTTTTTTACCTGAGAGATGACCAATTCACCGCAAATCGTAACCTTTGTCCCCTTTTCCAGATACTTCTGTACAAATCCTGCGTTGCCTCCGTATGCAGTAACCATAACGACAAATGCTTTATTTGTATGGTTTCTTCTTACTACCAACGGAAACCTTGCCACTTCTGTCTCTCCCTTTTGAGTCGTGATTTCCCGGATCTCCGGAGCTTTGGCAAGTCTTCCAATTAATGTAATTGAGTTCATAAGCTTTTCCTCCTAACCTTAGCGCATTAAATGCACCAAAAAATGAGGAACGGAGTCGAACCGTTCCCCACTTACGCAGGATTTCTCCTGCAATATAGGAAATATAGTATTCGCATTTTGGCTTGTCTGTACATATACATCTGATTGTCATCATTTCAGATGACCCGGCTGCTGTATGAGCAGTCACAGTCCCCTGTTTCGGCAGAGGTCCTGCACCTTTCTGGTGGTCTCATTATAAGCTTCGCTCTTCCGTATCCGATACGGAGTCTTCGCCTGCACGAGCCGGTCATAAATCGATCCGGTAAGCCTGTTAATCAAGATGTATCAGCTCCTTTAGTTTTCAAGGTGCAGTCGGAAGAACAATGAACCTCTTTCATGTTTGGATTTTTCTCAAATCAGAGGAATTTCTCTTTGCCTTCCATATACACTGGATTGGGGATTATAAATTCGGACATGATTTTCAAAGATTTTTTGATCTGGCACATTTTCGTGCAAAGGAAAAAGAGAGCCAATGCCCTCTTTTCAAAGAATAATTCTCTTATTCAAATATGAAAGAACGTAATCCACATTGGATCAGCTCCGTACCAGTTATTATCCACATCCCTATGTTTGGAATAAGGATAAACACAGCCGCACATAGTAAATGCATTTTGACTTCCTGCCATGTATATAACTGAAACCCAACGCAACCTAACGCTGCAATTACAGCTACACCTGCAATCAAATAAAATATCCATGATGCAAGTCCCACCAAAAATATTCCAATCGTATTGATTACAGTAACTGCCAACCAAACTGGGAATGCT is a window encoding:
- the tet gene encoding TetM/TetW/TetO/TetS family tetracycline resistance ribosomal protection protein; protein product: MKIINIGILAHVDAGKTTLTESLLYTSGAIAEQGSVDKGTTRTDTMVLEQRRGITIQTAVTSFCWNGYKINIVDTPGHMDFLAEVYRSLSVLDGAVLVVSAKDGVQAQTRILFHALQKMNIPTIIYVNKIDQNGIDLQRIYQNIREKLTSDIIVMQEVILSPKVDITDIVDLDKWDSVISGNDELLERYISEDSLDIRELQLEKCQRTRRCSLFPVYHGSAKDNLGTEKLIEVITETFVTGTENNQSELCGYVFKVEYTEGKKRLSYLRLYHGTLHLRDTILLSKKKKIKITEMYIPTNGEIVSADHACQGEIVILSDDTLKIYDILGNEELLPRKAWIGNPTPLLRTTVEPQEPEQREALLNALIEIADTDPLLHFEIDTATREIILSFLGKVQLEVICSLLEEKYHVRVAMKEPTVIYLERPLKKAAYTIHIEVPPNPFWASIGLTVTPLPVGSGTQYKSKVSLGYLSQSFQNAVMEGVRYGMEQGLYGWEVTDCSICFDYGVYYSPVSTPADFRFLAPVVLEQALKKAGTQVLEPYLSFTLFAPQEYLSRAYNDAPKYCAVIESVVLENDEVIFKGEIPARCINEYKNDLNFYTNGRSVCLTELKGYKETSGELVSQPRRPNSRLDKIRYMFQKTM
- a CDS encoding VirD4-like conjugal transfer protein, CD1115 family → MKKLILINFPYLFIFLFADRASCLYRASPGADMGNKLLYAMEHADRILTGFLPSLYYRDVLVGAGIAAVVKILVWQKQADAKKIRKGVEYGSARWGTAEDIKPFMADDFWMNIPLTATESITMESRPKNPKFARNKNICVIGGSGSGKTRFFVKVSIMMMNCSMVITDPKGTLIEECGKMLAKGPPKRDKHGNVVKDKSGKVVHEPYVIKVLNTINFSKSLHYNPFAYLKTEKDILKLVTVIIANTKGEGEKATEDFWVKAEKLLYTALIALIWYEGDEDEKNMNTLIDLLNESETREDDENYKNPVDMLFEDLEKRNPEHFAVRQYKKYKLAAGKTAKSILISCGARLAPFDIAELREIMSYDEMELDKVGDRKTALFLIMSDTDTTFNFVIAMLQSQLFNLLCDKADDQYGGRLPVHVRVICDEFANIGQIPQFDKLIATIRSREISASIILQSQSQLKAMYKDSADTILGNCDTMLFLGGKEKTTLKEMSELLGKETIDLYNTSETRSNQKSFGLNYQKTGKQLMTEDEIAVMDGGKCILQIRGVRPFYSDKYDITKHPNYRLLADYSEKNRFKVEKELDPKYSPKSDDEVEVMEMDLSEDGNEQENNEERNN
- a CDS encoding PcfB family protein yields the protein MQEEVTQKTVTFCVRTTKMTADVLKKVIAAYLRHQKQKSAEKKAQKNQPKQGKITVKELAKQNAGMTNIEITPKNIKSFERYARKYGINYALKKDKTKDPPVYMVFFKGRDQDAITAAFREFSQKEIQKANRPSIHKRLAAYRSIVAGKAKGKARNKHQEVSR
- a CDS encoding BRO family protein, which produces MEQATCKVTEFHNTEFGAIRVIEDQGRLLFCGTDVAFALGYSKPRNAINMHCKGALKKGALTAGGVQTMTFIPEGDVYRLITKSHLPSAQRFESWVFDEILPAIRKTGGYMSSDLLESVRNNPEILLEFAQRLLDENNRNRELQSQINDLQPKANYFDHFMVKGECSNIRTTAKEIGVPERKFVKFLLKGSFLYRSPSGTLLPYAVPKNESLFIVRDFFNNGHLGSQTLITPKGKEYFRALFEDQEEE
- a CDS encoding single-stranded DNA-binding protein, with product MNSITLIGRLAKAPEIREITTQKGETEVARFPLVVRRNHTNKAFVVMVTAYGGNAGFVQKYLEKGTKVTICGELVISQVKNEENGTASYFTEIIMDTMEFAESKSKRESGGEGFEPAKRANIPFEIPEEMEQEMPFR